From a region of the Roseivirga sp. 4D4 genome:
- the mraZ gene encoding division/cell wall cluster transcriptional repressor MraZ has translation MSFFTGEYDCKLDAKGRLALPAKVKAALPDVANQELVLRRGFESCLILYPMIEYKKIINRVRSLSEFNEEYRKFQRSFFRGNAEVELDSAGRINIQKRMLEYADLTKEVVLVGLGNRVEIWNPDLYEENLINDASEYSQLAEKYLADD, from the coding sequence ATGTCTTTTTTTACTGGAGAATATGACTGTAAGCTAGATGCAAAAGGAAGGTTGGCTTTACCTGCAAAGGTGAAGGCGGCATTACCTGATGTAGCTAATCAAGAGCTCGTCTTAAGGCGAGGTTTTGAGTCGTGCTTGATTTTGTATCCTATGATCGAGTATAAAAAGATTATCAATCGTGTTCGGTCGTTGAGTGAATTCAATGAAGAGTATCGAAAATTTCAGCGCAGTTTTTTTAGAGGGAATGCAGAAGTAGAGTTAGATAGTGCTGGAAGGATCAATATTCAGAAGCGTATGCTGGAATATGCTGATTTGACTAAAGAAGTTGTGCTAGTAGGGTTGGGAAATAGAGTTGAAATCTGGAATCCAGACCTGTACGAAGAAAACCTCATCAATGATGCTTCAGAGTATTCTCAGTTGGCCGAAAAATACTTGGCTGATGACTAA
- the rsmH gene encoding 16S rRNA (cytosine(1402)-N(4))-methyltransferase RsmH codes for MAEYHVPVMLQECIEGLAIKPDGIYVDVTFGGGGHSIEMLKHISGTGRLLSFDQDDDAKANASKIENRSFTFIQANFRHLRRYLKLYGVNKVDGILADLGISSHQIDEVSRGFSIRGDAALDMRMDRGSELTAATIVNTYGEKELHRILGIYGEVKNAKTLAAAIVSERFSESFKTTFDLIALLEKYAPRGRENKYYAQVFQALRIEVNDEMGALEDFLTQSAEMLKPEGRLVVMSYHSLEDRMVKNFINKGKFFGDVEKDFFGNEIKPLRAVNRKLIQPNQQELKANSRSRSAKLRIAERI; via the coding sequence ATGGCTGAATATCACGTGCCGGTAATGTTGCAGGAATGCATCGAAGGGCTGGCAATCAAACCTGACGGAATTTATGTAGATGTGACCTTTGGAGGCGGGGGTCATTCCATTGAAATGTTGAAGCATATATCTGGTACGGGCAGGCTTTTGAGCTTTGACCAGGATGATGATGCTAAGGCAAATGCCTCAAAAATAGAGAATCGTTCTTTCACATTTATACAAGCCAATTTTCGACACCTAAGACGGTATTTGAAGTTGTACGGTGTCAACAAAGTTGATGGTATTTTGGCTGATTTAGGCATTTCGTCACATCAGATCGATGAAGTATCACGTGGGTTTTCAATCCGCGGAGATGCAGCGCTCGACATGAGGATGGATAGAGGAAGTGAGTTGACTGCGGCAACGATAGTCAATACTTACGGAGAGAAAGAGCTTCATCGTATTCTGGGAATTTATGGTGAAGTGAAAAATGCCAAAACACTGGCTGCGGCAATCGTTTCAGAACGGTTTTCGGAGTCATTCAAAACCACCTTCGACTTAATTGCATTGCTCGAAAAGTATGCGCCAAGAGGTAGAGAGAATAAATATTACGCTCAGGTATTTCAGGCATTGCGAATAGAGGTTAATGATGAAATGGGTGCTTTGGAAGACTTTTTAACACAGTCGGCCGAAATGCTCAAACCAGAAGGTAGGCTAGTGGTGATGAGTTATCACTCGCTTGAAGATCGGATGGTGAAAAACTTCATTAACAAAGGGAAATTTTTTGGTGATGTAGAGAAAGATTTTTTCGGAAACGAAATAAAGCCCTTGAGGGCTGTGAATAGAAAACTAATACAACCGAATCAACAGGAGTTAAAAGCTAACAGTAGATCCAGGAGTGCGAAACTCCGGATAGCTGAGCGAATATAA
- a CDS encoding FtsL-like putative cell division protein → MAENRFRVRENEKPKGRGFFGFLSAKLKLSQSWNSQLPVKHLPKVAFTVLLGVFYVWNNHYAERTVRQIDKLEDEVEDLRANVTTLEANYMYSSKQSEVAKKVKALGLEESMEPPAKIIVEGNEY, encoded by the coding sequence ATGGCTGAAAACAGATTTAGAGTCAGAGAAAACGAAAAGCCCAAGGGCAGAGGGTTCTTCGGCTTCTTGTCTGCAAAGCTCAAGCTAAGCCAGTCTTGGAATTCACAACTTCCTGTTAAGCACCTGCCTAAGGTGGCTTTCACGGTATTGCTGGGTGTGTTCTATGTTTGGAACAACCACTATGCAGAACGTACTGTGAGGCAAATCGATAAGTTGGAAGACGAAGTCGAAGACCTTAGAGCAAACGTGACCACGCTGGAAGCGAACTACATGTACAGTAGTAAGCAGTCAGAAGTAGCCAAGAAGGTAAAAGCGCTTGGTTTAGAGGAGAGTATGGAGCCACCGGCTAAAATCATTGTAGAAGGCAATGAATATTAA